DNA from Aquaspirillum sp. LM1:
TACACCTCCCCCTGATGGGTGATGTAAATCTCCGTCTGCCCAGCCAGCAGCTGGACACTGTCGAATACCCGCGCAGCCTCAGGCAAGGCGCTGGCGGATAGTGGCGGGACGGAAGACGGCGGCAAGGGAAGAATGGGGGTGTTCATGGCGTTAACGATAATAGTTATCGTTAACT
Protein-coding regions in this window:
- the hemP gene encoding hemin uptake protein HemP; the encoded protein is MNTPILPLPPSSVPPLSASALPEAARVFDSVQLLAGQTEIYITHQGEVYRLRQTRQGKLILTK